The following are encoded together in the Paludisphaera mucosa genome:
- a CDS encoding YiiX/YebB-like N1pC/P60 family cysteine hydrolase — translation MRYSRPKKTCKPSMDVMERRQLLSAAPLGAISWRDLHGLATEVDRAQRGPIQAQGSVARPRAPLGHGHLRSSRPGSGVGAGSIEQQADIANAILRIADPVLQDLAKSRPGADAAVTQVRQSLAQIVATSRAQPSAVVSAASDDVLDTLLDTFGPGDPFASLGVVSADALKPGDIIVRCTPGLTSQGIELAHWSRYSHVALYIGDGQIIDAVGAGVHTRSLADLLSESNRVGVLRVPDLSAAQARTAIRAAQAQEGDAYNFVGLAALEAQKLSAVIAHLSEGLPGVVGVLSRAERLPSSIIDNGTFACSQLVRYAFIKAGVTLSQANGLAPGDVVRLGMVGVLDEVGRLEIPAQTTTTAGAWLP, via the coding sequence ATGCGGTACAGTCGACCGAAGAAGACCTGCAAGCCGTCGATGGACGTCATGGAGCGACGACAGCTCCTCTCCGCCGCCCCGCTCGGCGCGATCTCGTGGCGAGACCTTCATGGTCTGGCGACGGAGGTCGACCGGGCGCAACGCGGCCCGATCCAGGCGCAGGGCTCGGTCGCCCGGCCGCGGGCCCCGCTCGGTCATGGGCATCTCCGGTCGTCGCGACCGGGATCGGGCGTCGGCGCGGGGAGCATCGAGCAGCAGGCCGACATCGCCAATGCGATCCTGCGGATCGCGGATCCCGTTCTCCAGGATCTCGCGAAATCCCGGCCCGGGGCCGACGCCGCCGTCACCCAGGTGCGGCAGTCGCTGGCCCAGATCGTCGCGACGAGTCGGGCGCAGCCCTCCGCGGTCGTGTCGGCGGCGAGCGACGACGTGCTGGACACGCTCCTCGACACGTTCGGCCCGGGCGATCCGTTCGCCTCGCTCGGGGTCGTGTCGGCCGACGCGTTGAAGCCCGGCGACATCATCGTCCGCTGCACGCCGGGCCTGACGTCGCAGGGGATCGAGCTGGCGCACTGGTCGCGGTACAGCCACGTCGCGCTCTACATCGGCGACGGCCAGATCATCGACGCGGTGGGCGCCGGCGTCCATACGCGCAGCCTGGCCGACCTGCTGAGCGAGTCGAACCGCGTGGGCGTCCTGCGGGTGCCCGACCTGTCCGCGGCCCAGGCCCGCACGGCGATCCGCGCGGCCCAGGCCCAGGAGGGCGACGCCTACAACTTCGTGGGTCTCGCCGCCCTCGAGGCCCAGAAGCTGTCCGCCGTGATCGCCCACCTCTCCGAGGGGCTGCCGGGCGTCGTCGGCGTCCTGAGCCGGGCCGAACGGCTCCCTTCGAGCATCATCGACAACGGCACGTTCGCCTGCTCGCAGCTCGTGCGCTACGCCTTCATCAAGGCGGGCGTCACGCTGAGCCAGGCCAACGGCCTCGCGCCGGGGGACGTCGTCCGGCTGGGGATGGTGGGCGTCCTCGACGAAGTCGGCCGCCTGGAGATCCCCGCCCAGACCACGACCACGGCCGGCGCCTGGCTTCCCTGA